Proteins from one Juglans microcarpa x Juglans regia isolate MS1-56 chromosome 1S, Jm3101_v1.0, whole genome shotgun sequence genomic window:
- the LOC121246635 gene encoding protein NTM1-like 9: protein MESIVGYRFHPTDEELVDHYLRLKRLGKDSEVRVIAEVDICKWEPSDLPRLSVIKSDDQEWFFFCRRELKYSSSHRTNRATKSGYWKATGNDRKIKAKRTNKVIGKKKTLVFHRGRVPNGVGTDWVIHEYHSTSTLPHEKDFVLCRLMKKHDVRTDVSTCDEVEASSYPASDFESQAPDDSIFELEADLEPFNLVPMFQPTFQQKDFEFELTVSNTQGSPFIEPVSPNSRNNEFNWIQFQSDRDEQEEDTTEFLNSVIVDPDENSQEEIRHFRDIRSPESLQKVYLCGGPSSDTDTDNAQAPHDRLMGTSSLFNEHVSPQEVWHQALKLQSGTVSSSSANHDQYRSRRSIFHHDDLVNILRPSINRISRVRPKSPAKVRTSTPQHQHRLRQSAGQRVAHRRVQLQYNNSHRIVSHDKAKDALRDSITTSLPQKETSIMDSDKEQKMAQCTNTKKSDKSTTLDSAESDRKGYFIFVEASQQSHVSSPPLVYLAKLLFGLFLFLVIIREVVVYGM from the exons ATGGAATCAATTGTGGGATACAGATTCCACCCGACCGATGAAGAGCTCGTCGACCATTATCTCAGGCTCAAAAGGCTCGGTAAGGATTCCGAAGTCCGTGTCATTGCTGAAGTCGATATCTGCAAGTGGGAGCCTTCCGACTTACCCA GGCTTTCGGTGATCAAGTCAGATGATCAAGAATGGTTCTTTTTCTGTCGCCGAGAATTGAAGTACTCGAGCAGTCACCGGACGAACAGGGCGACCAAATCCGGGTATTGGAAAGCCACCGGTAACGATAGGAAAATCAAGGCCAAACGCACCAACAAGGTGATTGGTAAAAAGAAGACTTTGGTGTTCCACAGAGGTCGTGTGCCTAATGGGGTTGGGACCGACTGGGTCATTCACGAGTATCACTCAACTAGCACTCTTCCTCACGAG AAGGACTTTGTTCTCTGTCGCTTAATGAAAAAACATGACGTGAGGACTGATGTCTCAACTTGTGATGAAGTTGAAGCAAGCAGCTATCCTGCATCTGATTTTGAAAGTCAAGCTCCAGATGATTCAATTTTTGAG CTAGAAGCAGACCTGGAACCATTCAACCTGGTACCAATGTTTCAGCCAACTTTTCAGCAAAAGGATTTTGAGTTTGAGTTGACAGTATCCAATACACAAGGATCCCCTTTCATCGAGCCTGTATCTCCCAACAGCCGTAACAATGAATTCAATTGGATTCAATTTCAGTCTGACAGAGATGAACAGGAAGAGGATACCACAGAGTTCTTGAATTCAGTTATTGTTGACCCAGATGAAAACTCCCAGGAAGAAATAAGGCACTTCCGTGACATCAGGTCACCTGAGTCATTACAAAAGGTGTACTTATGTGGTGGACCAAGCAGTGACACAGACACTGACAATGCCCAAGCACCG CATGACCGTTTGATGGGAACTTCAAGCTTGTTTAATGAGCATGTTAGTCCGCAAGAAGTCTGGCATCAAGCGTTAAAACTGCAATCTGGAACAGTAAGTTCGTCCTCGGCTAACCATGACCAGTATAGAAGCAGAAGAAGCATCTTTCATCATGATGATCTCGTGAACATACTTCGTCCTTCAATCAATCGCATTTCGAGAGTCAGGCCAAAATCTCCTGCAAAAGTAAGAACCTCCACACCTCAACATCAGCATAGATTGCGCCAGTCTGCAGGACAAAGAGTTGCACATAGAAGAGTCCAATTGCAGTATAACAATTCGCACAGAATAGTATCCCATGACAAG GCCAAAGATGCTTTAAGAGACAGTATTACAACTAGTCTGCCTCAGAAGGAAACATCCATTATGGACTCTGACAAAGAGCAGAAAATGGCTCAATGCACCAATACAAAGAAGAGTGACAAGTCAACAACATTGGATTCAGCTGAGAGTGATCGGAAGGGTTATTTCATTTTCGTAGAGGCATCTCAGCAAAGCCACGTATCTAGTCCTCCCTTGGTATATCTGGCCAAACTActgtttggtttatttttattcctGGTTATTATTCGGGAGGTGGTGGTGTACGGGATGTGA